The window GGCAGCGGGTTTTCTGGTGTGCGGTTTTCACGTGGCGTTTTTGGCCACGCACTTGCCCGGCGTGATAGCGGCCTGCGGGCTGGCGCCCGAGGTGGGAGGCTGGGCGCTGGCGGTGATTGGGCTGTTCAATATTGTGGGCAGCCTGGCCATGGGCTGGGCGGTGGGGCGCTGGCGCATGAAGTCGCTGCTGTCGCTGCTGTATGCCACGCGCGGTCTGGCGGTGCTGATTTTCCTGTTCGCGCCCAAGACGCCCGCCGTGGTGCTGGTCTTTGCCGCCGTGATGGGTGTGACGTTCCTTTCCACCGTGCCGCCCACGGTCGGGCTGGTGGCCAAGATGTTTGGCACGGCCAACATGGCCATGTTGTTCGGCATCGTGATGTTGTCGCACCAGATGGGCGGGTTCCTCGGCGCCTACCTGGGCGGCACTGTGTTCCAGGCCACCGGCAGCTACGACTGGGTCTGGTACATCGACATCGTGCTAGCCGTGGGCGCAGCGCTGGTGAATCTGCCGATCCGAGAAGCACGCCTGGCGCGGCCTGCCGCCACTGCCGCCTGAACCAACACCCTCTCTCCAGAAAGCCATCGACATGACGCAGACCCCGGCCAGCCATGCCTCGACAACCACAAAGCCCCCGATCTACCTGGACGACCTGTCGGTGGGCGACCAGTTCAAAAGCGGCGAACACGCCATGGACGAGGCACAGATCACCAGCTTTGCCGCGCAGTTCGACCCGCAGCCCTTTCACCTGGACGACGCCGCAGCCCGTGACACGCTGTTTGGCGGCCTGGCCGCCAGCGGCTGGCATACGGCGGCCGTGACCATGCGCTTGCAGGTGACGAGCGGTCTGCCGATTGCGGGCGGCATCATCGGCGCAGGCGGCGAACTGGCCTGGCCCCGGCCCACCCGCGCTACCGATGTGCTGCATGTGGTGAGCGAGGTGATGCAGATCCAGCCCTCCAAGTCCAAGCCCGACCGGGGCATGGTCACCGTGCGCAGCGAAACCCGCAACCAGCACGGCGACGTGCTGCAGCTGTCTACCGTGCGCATCGTGGTGCCACGCAAGCCTGCGGCCGGTGGGGCAGGGGCCTGACGTGACCGAAGCCCTGAACCCGCGCACCCGCATGCTGCTGGAGGCGCCCATCGCGCCCACCTTGCTGCGGCTGGCCGCGCCCAACGTGCTGGTGATGCTGGCGCAGGCGGGCGTCGGACTCATCGAGACCTACTTTGTCGGCAAGCTGGGCACGGACGCGCTGGCAGGCATGGCGCTGGTATTCCCCGTGGTCATGCTGATGCAGATGACATCGGCAGGCGCCATGGGCGGCGGCATCGCATCGGCCATTGCCCGCGCCCTGGGCGCGCGGCGGCGGGAAGATGCCGACGCGCTGGTGCTGCATGCGCTGGCCATTGCGGCGGTGTTTTCGCTGGTCTTTACCGTGGGCGTGGTGGGAGGAGGGCGCTGGCTCTACACCCGCATGGGCGGCACCGGCGGCGCGCTGGATGCGGCGTTGGTCTATTCCAACTGGGTGTTTGCGGGCGCGTTTCTGGTCTGGCTGTTCAACACGCTGTCGGCCGTGATCCGGGGCACGGGCAACATGGCCGTGCCGGCGTATGTCACGGTGCTGGGGGCGTTTGTGCTGGTGCCGCTGTCGCCGCTGTTCATCTTTGGCTGGGGCCCCATGCCCGGCCTGGGCATTGCCGGGGGCGCCATTGCGTTGATGGCGTATTACCTGATCGGCAGCGTGGTGCTGGCCGCCTATCTGTGGTCGCCGCGCAGCCTGCTGCGGCCTTCGCTGGCGCACATCCGGTTTCGCTGGGTGCTGTTCAAGGACATCCTGCGGGTGGGCCTGGTGGGCACGGTGTCTACCGTTGCCACCAACCTGGCGATTGGCGTGACCACCGCGCTGGTAGGTGGTTTTGGCACAGCGGCCATTGCGGGTTACGGCACGGCGTCGCGGCTGGAGTACCTGCTGGTTCCGTTGGTGTTTGGCCTGGGCGCGCCGCTGGTGGCCATGGTCGGCACATGCATCGGCGCTGGCCAGCGCGAGCGTGCCTTGCGCGCCACCTGGATCGGCGCGGCCATGGCGTTTGTGATGGCTGAGGCGATTGGTCTGTGGGCGGCGGCGTTTCCCAACGCGTGGCTGTCGCTGTTCAACAGCGACCCCGCCATGCTGGAAGCGGGGGCGCTGTATCTGCGCACCGTCGGCCCGGTGTACGGGTTTTTTGGCCTGGGTCTTGTGCTGTACTTTGCCTCGCAAGGGGCAGGGCGCCTGCTTTGGCCCGTGATCGGCAACATCGTGCGCCTTGCGGTGGCCGTCACCGGCGGCTGGCTGGCGCTGCGCTGGGGCGGTGGACTGGCTGCCGTGTTTGCCGCGCAGGGGGCGGCGCTAGTGCTGTACGGCCTGGTCAACGCCTGGGCGATTGCTGGCGGCGCCTGGTTCGGCCCGGTCGGCTGGCCGCGCAGCACCGCAGGGCTACTACAGCGCATGCCACAGGTCTGAAAGTCATAAAAATAGCCGCTAGCGCTAGTGAATCATGCGCTGGCAGCTATCAAAACATGAGTGGTCGAAAGTGCGTCAGACCGGCACGGTGTAGTTGAGCGTCATGCGCCCGCCGTCCACAGTCACGATCTCTCCCGTCACGTAGCTGGCCGCATCGCTGGCCAGCCAGGCCACCACATCGGCAATCTCCGACGGCTCACCCAGCCGCTTCATGGGCGTGCGGCTCATGATCTTGTTCTTGGCCTCATCACTCGTCAGCACCGCCTTGGCGGCCAGTTCGGTGGCAATGGTGCCCGGGGCCACGGCGTTCACGCGGATGTTCTTGTCGGCCAGCGCCAGGGCCATCACGCGCGTAAGCTGGTTCACGCCGCCTTTGCTCACGTTGTAGCTGGAGATGTTGGGGATGGTCAGCACACCGTTGACCGAACTCATATTGACGATGGCGCCGCCACCCGAATTGACCATCGCCAGCGCCACCGCCTGACCGACGAGGAACGAGCCCTTGAGGTTGACCCGCAGCACGGCGTCAAAGTCTGCTTCGGTCACCTCCAGAAAATCTGCCGCCCTGAAGATGCCGGCATTGTTCACCAACACGTCGATGCGTCCATGGGCCGCCAGGGTCTGGGCCACCAGCGCATCTACCTGCGATTTATCGCCCACATCGCAGCGGACGTAGAGCGCACCCAGCTCCTGCGCCAGCGCTTGGCCGCGCGCATCGTCCACATCGACGATCACCGGCTTGGCACCTTCGGCCGCAAAACGGCGGACACACGCCTCGCCAATGCCTTGGGCGCCCCCGGTGACGATGCAGACGCGATCACGAAGGCCGAAGTGGATGTGGGATGTGGAAGAGGCTTGGGTGGGAAGTGTCATGGGCGGTGATGGTAGCGGCACTGGCGGATGACAGAGGCCAGAGAGTCCAGATTGAGCGATGAGATACAGTCGTGGGACTCACTATATAGTAGATACGATGTATATTATGTTAAATATAAAATCTACTTCTCTTTAAAGCTCTCTGCGGATCAGGACGTCCGTTCGACGCCCCATCGGTCAATGTCAATGGCTAGATAGCCGCCGCCGGATCACCGTACCGACCCACCATGCTGCCAGCCCGCCTTGCGTATTCAAACGCAGCATGGGTGCTCAAAAAGATCCGTCCATTCAGCCGCGTGCCAAGTTCTGTGCCCTGCAAACGATCGAGTACTGGGCCTTTCACCTCAGACAGCAGCAGTGCCGCCCCTCGCTGGGCCAGGCTGCGCTCCAGATCCGTGAGTACCCCCAAGGCGGTTGTGTCGATCTGGTTGATGGCTGAGCACACCAGAAGCACGTGGCGCGTATCCGGTTGGGCGGCTACCAATTCCTCCACACGGTCCAGCAATGCGTCCGAATTGGCGAAATACAGGCTTTCATCCACCCGCACGGCAATCAGGCCGGGCTCTGTGGTCACCGTGTGGCGGGTCACGTTGCGAAAGTGCTCAGTGCCTGGCACTCGACCCACCACCGCAATGTGCGGATGGCTGCTGCGCCACACCAATGTGCCCAGCGACAACGCCACCCCCATCAGGATGCCGACTTCCACGCCAAAAGCGATCACGCCCCCTGCAGTGGCCAGCAGGGCCATGGCGTCAGCCTTGTCGTAGTGCCAGGCCTCGCGCAGTGTCTCCACGTCGATCAGGGACACCACCGCCACGATGATGGTGGCTGCCAGCACGGCGTGGGGCAAATAGTGAAACAGCCCCGTCAGCGCGGCAATCACCACACCCATCAGCACGGCAGAAATGACACCTGCCAGGGGCGTGTTGGCCCCGGCCGCAAAATTGACGACCGAGCGCGCAAAACCGCCCGTGACGGGAAAACCACCCGACAGCGCACTGGCAACGTTGGCAGCCCCCAAGCCCAACAGTTCCCGGTTCGGTTGAATGCGCTGCTGCCGCTTGAGCGCCAGCGATTGCGCCACCGACACGCTTTCGACAAAGCCCACCAGCGAGATCAGCAGCGCAGGCAGCCACAGCGAGCCCACGGACGCCATCGAAACCGCCGGCAACCCGATCTGCGGCAGGCCTTGGGGCACCGTGCCCACAATACTGACGCTTGCCGTCTGATCCCAGCGCATGGCGGCCACCAAGGCGGTGGACACCATCACGGCCAGCATCGGCGCCAGCTTGGATGCGATATCTGCCAGGCGCGGACTGGCGCCCAGGCGGACCAGCCACGGAGACAGAGACTTGCGCGCCAGCACCAGAAACAACACGCTACCCGCACCGATGCCCAGCGTGACCAGATTGGTTGCGGGCGCTGCGTGGGCCAGTTGCACCAAGGTGTCAAAGACATCGGTGCCGCCCGCCTTCACGCCCAGCAAGTGCTTGACCTGACCCACAGCAATGAGCACAGCCGAGCCAGAGATAAAGCCGCTGATCACCGGATGGCTCAGAAAATGGGCCAAAAAACCCAGCCGCAACACCCCAAACAGCAGCAACATGCCCCCTGAGAGCAGCGACAGCAGCATGGCCAGCGCCACGTAGTCGGGCGAGCCAGCGGCAGCCAGCGGCTGCAGGGCGCTCGCCGTCATGAGCGAAGCAACTGCCACCGGGCCTACGGCCAGCGTCATGCTGGACCCCAGCGCGGCATACGCAATGATCGGCAGGATGCTGGCGTACAAGCCCACTTCGGGCGGCAAGCCCGCCAGCAGCGCGTAGGCCAGGCTCTGCGGTATCAACATCACCGTCACGATCACGCCGGCGACCATGTCGCCGGAGAGCCAGGACTTCTGGTAGTTGCGGACCCAGCCGGGGATGAAGTTCATGATGGTTCCCGGGTGATCAGGACGCGTCGGCGTCCAAGTTCTGCGTCAGCCCAAATAACTGTGCAGACCTGGCGCCCGAACGGCAAAACGCCAACGTGGGCTTGGGGGCCGAGAGCAAGATCTTGTGCATGGTCTGCACCTGTTCCGGCGTGATGGAGCCGCTCACCACGGGCAGGTATACGTAGTGCAGCCCGGCCACTGTGGCAGCGCGCTCCATTTCAGGGCTGGTGGGCTGTGCGCCACCGCCCTCCCCGTCTGGCCGGTTGTTGATGATGGTCTTGAAGCCCTGCTGGGCCAAAGAGGCAAAGTCGGTGGTGGCCAGCTGGGGCGACACTGCGAAGTCCGGGGTCAGGGCAATGATTTGCAGCGGCATGTCAGCGGGTTCCGGTCTGGGTAGATGGGGTGCGATGGGGCATGCGTTCGGCCAGTTCAAACAGCCACATACCCGCCAGCATGGCGATCACAAACACGATGGCCTTGGGCTGGCCTGCACCCGCCGAAACAATGGCTGGCCCGGGGCAAAACCCGGCAATGCCCCAGCCCGCGCCAAAGATGAGGCTTCCGACCACCAGACGGCGATCAATGTCACTAGACGTGGGCAAGTGCATGGCGCCGCCCAGGAAACTGGTAGTCCGCTTCTTGGCCACGGCGAAGGCAAAGACGCCCACCGCAATGGCTCCGCCCATCACGAACGCCAGCGAGGGGTCCCACAAGCCAGCCAGGTCCAGAAAACCCAGCACCTTGCCAGGGTCGGTCATGCCCGAGACGATCAAGCCCAGTCCAAAGATCAGGCCCACCACAAACTCCGAAATACGATTTTTCATAGCGATCAATGCTCCGATGGATGGTGGTGCGTTCAGGCCAGCGCGTGCCGGATGAGGAAGACGGTGACGAACCCTGCCCCCATGAAGGCCAGCGTCGCAACCAGAGACCGGGGCGACATGCGCGAGAGTCCGCACACGCCATGGCCGCTGGTGCAGCCCGATCCGTAGCGGGTGCCGACACCCACCAGCAGGCCGGCGATCACCACCATGCCCCAGTTCGCATCAATGCGCGGCTGCGTGGGGCCGACCACCAGCCAGTAAAGGCCAGGCGCCACCAACATGCCCAGAACAAAAGCCAAGCGCCAGCCAATGTCGCCAGCGCGAGGGCGGAGCAGCCCTCCCACAATGCCGCTGATGCCCAGGATGCGCCCGTTGAGGAGCACAAAAAGCGCCGAAGCGAGGCCCAGCAGAACGCCGCCAGCGAGGGCGGCCCAAGGGGTGAAATGGGTCCAATCGATCAGCATGGTTTGCTCTCCTGGGCGGGGCCACAAAATTGTTCAAACAGCACGTTCATCACCGCCAGGGCCTGGGGGCTGGCGATCTCGTAATAGATGTTTTTGCCGTCGCGGCGGGTGTTGACGAGGCCCTCCTCGCGCAATACGCCCAGCTGCTGCGACAAGGTGGGCTGGGAGATGCCCACCAGCTCTTCCAGCTCGCCCACCCGCTTTTCACCTTGCGTCAGCTGGCACAGCAGCAGCAGGCGATCGGGGTTGGACAAAACTTTCATCAAGCGGCAAGCGCTGTCGGCGGACCTGCGCAAGGCTTCCAGGTCCATTTGTGCTTCTGCGTGCATGGTGGGGCGCTCCTTTTCAAATTCAATGTTGATATTCTATTGACTAACAATCTATCTGTCAATAAACTATCAGCATCGAAATTAAATACGGAGCCCTTCGATGAAACCCCAGATAGAAGCCTTCTTCGACGACGCCACTTGGACGGTGAGCTATGTGGTGTTCGATCAACCTGGCGGCCACTGCGCGGTGGTGGATTCGGTGCTGGACTACGACCCGAAGTCGGGCCGCACCCGGACGCGGTCTGCCGACAAGATCGTGGCGTTTGTGCAAGGCCAGGGGCTGACGGTGCAATGGATTCTGGAAACCCATGCCCATGCCGACCATTTGTCGGCCGCGCACTACCTTCGCGACAAGCTGGGCGGAAAAATCGCCATTGGCGCGTCCATTACGCAGGTGCAGGATGTGTTCAAGAAGGTCTTTCATCTGGAGCCCGAGTTCCGCCCGGATGGCAGCCAGTTCGACCAACTGCTGCACGACAACGAGGCCTTCCGCATCGGCCAGCTGAAGGCCCAGGCCCTGGCAGTGCCCGGCCATACACCCGCCTGCATGGCCTACCAAGTCGGTGATGCCGTGTTTGTGGGCGACACCATGTTCATGCCTGACGTGGGTACAGCGCGCTGCGACTTCCCCGGCGGCAATGCCCACGCGCTGTACCAATCGGTGCGCAAATTGCTCAGCCTGCCGGATGAAACCCGCCTGTTCATGTGCCACGACTACCCACCTGCAGGGCGCGCCGTGGCGTGGCAAACCACCGTTGCCGACCAGCGGGCCAAGAACATCCATGTGCACGACGGAGTGACCGAAGAGGCCTTTGTGGCGCTGCGCACCCAGCGCGACGCGACGCTGGAGATGCCCGTGCTCATCCTGCCCTCGGTGCAGGTCAACATCCGCGCGGGGGAAATGCCGCCACCGGAAGCCAATGGCGTGACCTATCTCAAGATTCCCGTCAACGCGCTGTGACGCGCAGCCGCATCCGTACCACCCAACGCAGGAACGCCATCATGAAAACAGCCCACGATCTCGTCATCGCTGCCAAAGCCCTGGTGCAAGAGGTACCGCTGGACCAGGCAGACGAAGCCATCCGCACCGCCGACGTGCTGATCGATGTGCGAGAGGCCGACGAATACCAAGCAGGACACATCCCCGGCGCGATTCACGCCTCCCGCGGAGTGCTGGAGTTCCGCCTCAGCAGCACGCCCGAACTCAGCGCGCGCGACCTCAAGGTGGTGCTGTACTGCAAGACCAGCGGCCGTGCCGCGCTGGCCGCACGCGCCATGCAGGACATGGGCTACCTGCAGGTGCAATCCATTGCAGGCGGCTTTGACGCCTGGGTGGCTGCGGGCAAGCCTGTCGCAGCGCCCGCGTCCCCCTCATTCGATTGACCAGGCAGCGAACGCATTTCGCGTTCGCTGCGCTTGTGCAAGCAGGGCCCATCCCGGGCCACAACCTCAGAGCAAGGAAATCATCATGAACATCAACGTAGGAACCGTGGACCGTGTGCTGCGCGTCTTGGCAGGCCTGGTCCTGATTGCACTGGCCGCCACCGGCACGGTGGGCTGGTGGGGATGGCTGGGCGTGGTGCCACTGGCCACCGGCCTGTTTCGCTTCTGCCCGGCTTACGCGCTGCTTGGCATGAACACCTGTCCCATGAAGAAATAAACCGCCGGTAGGCGCGCATACGCACAGATAGACAGTGCGCGGCGCCCTACCCACCTCCAACAAGGAACGATTCCATGAGTACGTTTGACCACACCAGCCTGATCCAGGGCATCAACGAAAACCTGGCCACCTTTCGCAAGGCACAGCCCGACGCCATGCGGGGCTTTGCGCAACTCGCGCAGGCCTCCATGGCAGAAGGCGCGCTGACCAGCAAACACAAGGAGCTGATTGCCCTGGCCATTGGCGTCACCCAGCGCTGCTCAGGGTGCATCGGCTTTCACGTGAAGGCGCTGCAAAAACTCGGCGCCACCCGTGCAGAGCTGGAAGAGATGCTGGCCGTGTGCGTTTACATGGGCGGGGGCCCCGCACTCATGTACACGGCGGAGGCCCTCAAGGCCTGGGATACCATGGCCGCCGCCGGCGCCCCAGCCGCAACCTGAAGCAGCAGCCCGACCCCCCCGTCCGCTGCCGTCGCACGCTCGACACCGCGGCGGGCGATCCGCCCCACCAGCGGCGATAAATCGGTTTACATTTTGGGCATCTATCCGCGAGACTGTTACCAAAACAGGAGGGGGTGTCCATGCAATCTCATCGTCGTTATGGGTATGAGCGGGTGTTGTCCAAGGCATGGGCGGCATGGGTCATCGGCGCGGCGTTGCTGGCCGCGAGCAACGTGCAGGCGCTGGAGCCTCCCACCGGCCCCGTCGTCCTGACCATCGACGGCGCCATCACGCAGACCAACCGGGGCCCGCAGGCGCAGTTCGACATGAAAATGTTGGAGAAGCTGCCGCAGCACAGCTTCTCTACCCAAACTCCCTGGTACCCCAGCGCCGTCACCTTCACAGGCCCTCTGCTGCGCGATGTGCTCGCCGCGGTGGGGGCCAAGGGCACCAAGATCACGGCAGTCGCCTTGAACGACTACAAAACCGAGATCCCCGCGGACGATGCCACGCGCCATGACGTGATCGTGGCGCGCCTGATGAACAACCGGCCCATGCCCATCCGCGAAAAGGGCCCGCTGTTCATCGTGTACCCGTTTGATACCAAGGCCGAGCTGCGCAGCGAGCTGTACTACAACCGGGCAGCCTGGCAGCTCAACGCCTTGCACATCCGGTAACCGCCCTCCCCGCTCCAAACCCTCCGTATGCTGCGCAGCCAACACATCCTGCGGCTCATCATTGCGGGGCTGGTGCTGGCCTATGTGGCCATTGCCGCTGTGCAGTACAGCCAGTACCGCAGCGTGGAGGCCGTGATGCGGCGCGGTGACGTCAACGCGCTGTGGTCGTTCTTGCAGCTCAATGTCGAGTACGAAAAGCTGGACCACGCCCTGCACCAGTTCGAGCTGGACCCCACCAGCATCACCATGGACAGGCTGGAGCTGCGGTACGACCTGTTTCTGAGCCGTTTCAGCGCGCTGGAAAGCGGCACCTCCCGCACGCTGATGCAGGAGGAGCCCATCTACGGCAAGGCGCTGGCGGCTCTGCAGCAGTTTGTGGCAGCGGGCGACAGCTACTTTGGCGCCAGCGTGGATGCGACCTCCAGCCACACCAATATGCGGCGGCTGCGCACCGAATTGGACGGCCTGCGCGAGACCGTGCAAGAGCTCTCGCTCAGCGCCTCGCGTGTGTCTGCCTTGCTGGGCGACTCGCGCAATGCCGAGGTCAAGTACCAGACATTGCTGACCACCGGGCTCACCGCGTTCCAGGCGCTGCTGACGTTCTTGCTGGCCTTTGCCATGGCGCGGCAGTTCCTGCAACGCGAAAAGGCCACATCCCAGGCCATGGCAGCCCAGAACGAGCTGGTCGAAGCCCTCAAGCGCAACGAAGAGGCCCTGGAGGCGCGCGTGGCCGAGCGCACCGTCGAACTGCAAAAAGTCAACGCATCCCTGAGAGAGCATGAGGACGAGCTGGAGATCGCCCGCGCCCGCGCGGAGGACGCGTCGCAGATGAAGTCGGACTTTCTGGCCAACATGAGCCACGAGATCCGCACCCCCATGAACGCAGTGATCGGCATGAGCCACCTGGCCCTGGGCACCGACCTCACACCGCGCCAGCGCGACTATGTAGAGAAGATCCAGCGCTCCGGCCAGCACTTGCTGGGCCTGATCAACGACATCCTGGACTTCAGCAAGATCGAAGCCGGCAAGCTCGAAGTGGAGGTAGTGGACTTCGACCTGCGCGGCGTGCTGGACAACGTGGCCAACCTGGTCAGCGACAAATGCGCCCACAAGGGCCTGGAACTGCTCTTCGATGTGGACCCTGCCCTGCCCGACGACCTGCGCGGCGACCCGCTGCGCTTGGGGCAGATCCTGGTGAACTACGCCAACAATGCGGTCAAGTTCACCGACGCGGGCGAAATCATCGTGCGGGTGACCGAAACAGAGCGCGACGGCGGCGGCGTGCTGCTGCGCTTTGAGGTGCAGGACACGGGCATTGGCCTCACGCCCGAGCAGCAGTCGCGGCTGTTTCGCTCGTTCGAGCAGGCCGATACCTCCACCACGCGTAAATATGGCGGCACAGGCCTGGGGCTGGCCATCTCCAAGAAGCTGGCGGAGCTGATGGGCGGCGAGGTGGGGGTGCAAAGCCAACCCGGGGCGGGCAGCACCTTCTGGTTTACCGCACGTCTGGGTCTGGGTGCCCCGAGCCACGCCCCACTCCTGCCCACCCCCGACCTGCGCGGGCGGCATGTGCTGGTGGTGGACGACAGCGAGCAGGCACGACATATCCTGAGCGAAATGTTGACCCGCATGAGCTTTGCCGTCACCACGGCTTCCTCAGGACAGGATGCAGAGGCCCAGGCGCGCGCTGCCGAACAGGCTGGCCGCCCCTGCGAGATTGCGTTCGTGGACTGGAAAATGCCCGGTATGGACGGGTTTGACACGCACCGCGCTCTGGCCCGCCTGCAGCGCCCGCCCCACACGGTCATCGTGACCGCCGCGGGCCGCGACGACGTGCAGCACGAACTGGAACGCGCCGGACTCTCGCTGATGCTGTCCAAGCCCGTCAGCCCCTCTCAACTGTTTGATGCCGCCATGCAGGCGCTGGGCGGGCAGGCCCGGTCATCTGATGGGCGTGGCTCACAAACACCCCGGCGTGGCGCGCACCTGTCCGCCATTGCCGGCGCGCGGGTGCTGCTGGTCGACGACAACGACCTGAACCAGCAGGTGGGTGCCGAGTTGCTGACCGGCGCGGGCCTGGTGGTGGATGTCGCCCAGAACGGACAGGTGGCGCTGGACATGCTGGCGCAGGCCCCCTACGACCTGGTGCTGATGGACATGCAAATGCCCGTGATGGACGGTCTGACCGCCACCCGGCACCTGCGCCAGAACCCTGCCTGGGCGCAGCTGCCCGTGCTGGCCATGACGGCCAACGCCATGAGCCGCGACCGGGACCTGTGCCTGGAAGCGGGCATGAACGGCCACCTGGCCAAACCCATCGACCCGGACGAACTGTTTGCCTCCCTGCTGCAGTGGATTGCGCCGCGGGCCACGGGTGCGGCCGAGGCACACAATGCAGGCACCGGCCTTCAGGGGCAAGCAGCGGGCAACTCCTCCAATCCACAGGCATCGCCCCCTCCCGCCCCCGTGCCCTCCACCGATGACGCGCTGCGCCACATCCAAGGGCTCGACGTGACAGCCGGCCTGCGGCGCGTACTGGACAAACGCCCCGCCTACGAGGGCCTGCTGCGCAAGTTTGTGGCAGGGCAAGCCCACGCGGTGCAAGCCACCCGTTCCGCCCTGGCCGCCGGGCAGCACGACGAGGCCCAGCGCGCCATGCACACACTCAAAGGCACGGCCGGCACCATTGGTGCCACGGCCCTGGCGGCCCTGGCGCAAAGGGTGGAGGAAGCCATCGCGAACCAAGCCGCACCCGATGCGGTGGATTCGCTGCTGCAGCCGGTAGAAGCCACTTGCCAGGCGCTGGTCGCAGCGTTACAACAGGCGGTGCCCGCAGAGGACCTTGCCAGTGCGGGCGCCGCCGAAGGTCAGCCGATCGACACCGCAGCCGCACGCCAGCTGGTGACGCAACTGGATGCCCTGCTGTCTGATGACGACTCCGATGCCATCGAGGTCTTCAAGCAATCGGCCACCACCCTGCAGGCCCTGCTAGGGCCGGTGTACGGCCAGATGAAGCGGGCGCTGGACAGCTACGACTTTGTGGGGGCGCTGGCTGCACTGCGCCAGGTCCCCATGGCACCCAATGACCACAAGGAGGACCCGGTTCATGAATAGCCCATTCGCGCCCAGCGGCAAATGCACGGTGCTGGTCGTAGACGACACGCCCGACAACCTGTCGCTGATGAGCGACCTCCTGCGCACCGACTACAAGGTCAAACTGGCACCCAGTGGCGAGCGCGCCCTGCAGATCGTGGCGGGCGAGAGCAAGCCCGACCTGATCCTGCTCGACATCATGATGCCGGACATGGACGGCTATGAGGTATTGCGCCGCCTGCAGTTCAACCCTGACACCGAAGACATCCCCGTCATCTTCCTGACGGCCATGAGTGCGGCCGACGACGAGAGCATTGGTCTGGAGCTGGGCGCGGTGGACTACATCACCAAGCCCATCAACCCCGCCATCGTGATGGCCCGGGTGCGCAACCACCTGCAGCTCAAGCGCGCGCGCGATTTTCTGGCCCAGCACAATCATTTTCTGGAGCAAGAGGTGGCCAACCGCACCCGGGCCATGGCCGAGCTGCAGGACGCCACCATCCGTGCCATGGCCTCACTGGCCGAAACGCGCGACAACGAGACCGGCAACCACATCCGGCGCACGCAGCACTACATGGAAACGCTGGCCCGCCACCTGCAGAACCATCCGCGTTTCAAGGACGAGCTGACCGACGCCGCCATCGAGACCATCTTCAAGTCCGCGCCGCTGCACGACATTGGCAAAGTGGGCATCCCGGACCGCATCCTGCTCAAGCCCGGCAAGCTCACGCCGGAAGAGTTCGAGATCATGAAGACGCACACCACCCTGGGACGTGACGCCATCATTGCCGCCGAGACGGGCACCACCCACGACAACCCGTTCTTCCAGTATGCCAAGGAGATCGCCTACAGCCACCAGGAGAAATGGGACGGCTCGGGCTACCCCGAAGGCCTGGTGGGCAACACCATCCC of the Acidovorax sp. 107 genome contains:
- a CDS encoding MBL fold metallo-hydrolase; the protein is MKPQIEAFFDDATWTVSYVVFDQPGGHCAVVDSVLDYDPKSGRTRTRSADKIVAFVQGQGLTVQWILETHAHADHLSAAHYLRDKLGGKIAIGASITQVQDVFKKVFHLEPEFRPDGSQFDQLLHDNEAFRIGQLKAQALAVPGHTPACMAYQVGDAVFVGDTMFMPDVGTARCDFPGGNAHALYQSVRKLLSLPDETRLFMCHDYPPAGRAVAWQTTVADQRAKNIHVHDGVTEEAFVALRTQRDATLEMPVLILPSVQVNIRAGEMPPPEANGVTYLKIPVNAL
- a CDS encoding rhodanese-like domain-containing protein — protein: MKTAHDLVIAAKALVQEVPLDQADEAIRTADVLIDVREADEYQAGHIPGAIHASRGVLEFRLSSTPELSARDLKVVLYCKTSGRAALAARAMQDMGYLQVQSIAGGFDAWVAAGKPVAAPASPSFD
- a CDS encoding DUF2892 domain-containing protein, coding for MNINVGTVDRVLRVLAGLVLIALAATGTVGWWGWLGVVPLATGLFRFCPAYALLGMNTCPMKK
- a CDS encoding carboxymuconolactone decarboxylase family protein, whose product is MSTFDHTSLIQGINENLATFRKAQPDAMRGFAQLAQASMAEGALTSKHKELIALAIGVTQRCSGCIGFHVKALQKLGATRAELEEMLAVCVYMGGGPALMYTAEALKAWDTMAAAGAPAAT
- a CDS encoding molybdopterin-dependent oxidoreductase, which codes for MQSHRRYGYERVLSKAWAAWVIGAALLAASNVQALEPPTGPVVLTIDGAITQTNRGPQAQFDMKMLEKLPQHSFSTQTPWYPSAVTFTGPLLRDVLAAVGAKGTKITAVALNDYKTEIPADDATRHDVIVARLMNNRPMPIREKGPLFIVYPFDTKAELRSELYYNRAAWQLNALHIR
- a CDS encoding response regulator, encoding MLRSQHILRLIIAGLVLAYVAIAAVQYSQYRSVEAVMRRGDVNALWSFLQLNVEYEKLDHALHQFELDPTSITMDRLELRYDLFLSRFSALESGTSRTLMQEEPIYGKALAALQQFVAAGDSYFGASVDATSSHTNMRRLRTELDGLRETVQELSLSASRVSALLGDSRNAEVKYQTLLTTGLTAFQALLTFLLAFAMARQFLQREKATSQAMAAQNELVEALKRNEEALEARVAERTVELQKVNASLREHEDELEIARARAEDASQMKSDFLANMSHEIRTPMNAVIGMSHLALGTDLTPRQRDYVEKIQRSGQHLLGLINDILDFSKIEAGKLEVEVVDFDLRGVLDNVANLVSDKCAHKGLELLFDVDPALPDDLRGDPLRLGQILVNYANNAVKFTDAGEIIVRVTETERDGGGVLLRFEVQDTGIGLTPEQQSRLFRSFEQADTSTTRKYGGTGLGLAISKKLAELMGGEVGVQSQPGAGSTFWFTARLGLGAPSHAPLLPTPDLRGRHVLVVDDSEQARHILSEMLTRMSFAVTTASSGQDAEAQARAAEQAGRPCEIAFVDWKMPGMDGFDTHRALARLQRPPHTVIVTAAGRDDVQHELERAGLSLMLSKPVSPSQLFDAAMQALGGQARSSDGRGSQTPRRGAHLSAIAGARVLLVDDNDLNQQVGAELLTGAGLVVDVAQNGQVALDMLAQAPYDLVLMDMQMPVMDGLTATRHLRQNPAWAQLPVLAMTANAMSRDRDLCLEAGMNGHLAKPIDPDELFASLLQWIAPRATGAAEAHNAGTGLQGQAAGNSSNPQASPPPAPVPSTDDALRHIQGLDVTAGLRRVLDKRPAYEGLLRKFVAGQAHAVQATRSALAAGQHDEAQRAMHTLKGTAGTIGATALAALAQRVEEAIANQAAPDAVDSLLQPVEATCQALVAALQQAVPAEDLASAGAAEGQPIDTAAARQLVTQLDALLSDDDSDAIEVFKQSATTLQALLGPVYGQMKRALDSYDFVGALAALRQVPMAPNDHKEDPVHE